The following proteins are co-located in the Primulina tabacum isolate GXHZ01 chromosome 11, ASM2559414v2, whole genome shotgun sequence genome:
- the LOC142519145 gene encoding uncharacterized protein LOC142519145: MAIIGDALRQAFMPKHEYQSLREEEKAWHKLQKPLILISLTLISLAILISSVISLSIVFPADNLRRPFCRDARIRPLSVNFTAQTVASGDGGGREELDLLPGSFVLTDRETVDYYWMVVFVPSAIVFAASSVYLIAGIIVAYNAPLRHGCLKVVENNLCASRRGGVRCLSILNVVFTIVFGLLALFLGSTLLTLGSSCTLALFWCYEIATWGLAILHGGAAFFLRRKAATILDESDFAHRNIGLEMLEADPIEFTPDVEKRVKDGFKTWMGPSFLSSDEEDEPDDYVEVSTVTRTNSSRQRM; this comes from the exons ATGGCGATAATTGGAGATGCATTGCGTCAGGCTTTCATGCCGAAGCACGAGTATCAGAGCCTACGCGAGGAGGAAAAGGCGTGGCACAAGCTCCAGAAGCCGTTGATTTTGATTTCGTTAACCCTAATTTCTCTTGCTATCTTGATTTCCTCTGTTATTAGCTTGAGCATCGTGTTTCCCGCTGATAATTTGCGGCGGCCTTTCTGCCGTGACGCAAGGATACGACCGTTGTCAGTTAATTTTACAGCGCAGACTGTTGCTTCTGGAGATGGTGGAGGTCGAGAAGAGTTGGATCTTCTACCCGGATCATTTGTTTTGACGGATCGGGAGACGGTTGATTATTACTGGATGGTTGTATTTGTACCTTCGGCTATCGTTTTTGCTGCTTCGTCGGTTTACTTGATTGCAG GTATCATTGTTGCTTATAATGCTCCCCTGAGACATGGATGCTTGAAAGTGGTTGAAAACAATCTCTGTGCTTCGAGAAGAG GTGGAGTGCGCTGTCTATCAATCCTAAATGTTGTGTTTACCATAGTTTTTGGCCTTCTTGCTCTATTTCTCGGTTCAACACTTCTCACACTCGGTAGCAGCTGCACGTTGGCATTGTTTTGGTGCTACGAAATAGCCACATGGGGCTTGGCTATTCTCCATGGAGGAGCCGCTTTCTTCCTCAGAAGAAAAGCAGCAACAATTCTAGATGAAAGCGACTTTGCCCATAGAAACATCGGGCTTGAAATGTTAGAAGCAGACCCAATAGAATTCACCCCAGATGTTGAGAAACGTGTAAAAGATGGTTTTAAAACGTGGATGGGTCCTTCTTTCCTGTCTTCTGATGAGGAAGACGAGCCTGACGACTATGTCGAAGTTTCAACCGTGACTCGAACAAACTCCAGTCGTCAAAGAATGTGA
- the LOC142518509 gene encoding uncharacterized protein LOC142518509 — translation MAGATSYEQSDSVDSAALGYDPNYVPDSVKSFVVHMYRHIREKNVYEIHQMYENSFQSISDRFFKDSPWPSVDAVAPYVDNDHVFCLLYREMWFRHLYAKLSPTLKQRIDSWDNYCSLFQVVLHGVVNMQLPNQWLWDMVDEFVYQFQSFCQYRAKMKNKTEQEISLLRQHDQAWNVYGVLNYLQALVEKSMIIQILQQEKEGLEQFTATDGYDYNGGSNVLKVLGYFSMIGLLRVHCLLGDYHTGLKCVIPIDISQQGVYTSVIGSHITTIYHYGFANLMLRRYVEAIREFNKILIYIFKTKQYHQKSPQYDQILKKNEQMYALLAISLSLCPQVKLVEETVNSQLREKYGEKMSRMQRFDDEGFALYDELFSYACPKFITPSAPSYEDPLVNYNQDAYRLQLKLFLYEVKQQQLLSGVRTFLKIYSTISLGKLATYMDIDEPTLRTILITYKHKTHSVDSDGKVLSNADVDFYIDDDTVHVVEFKPAKRYGDYFMRQIVKLEGLMNDIDRIKLE, via the exons ATGGCGGGAGCTACGTCATACGAGCAATCCGATTCCGTCGACTCCGCCGCACTCGGCTACGACCCCAACTATGTACCCGATTCCGTGAAGTCTTTCGTGGTTCATATGTACCGCCACATTAGGGAGAAGAATGTCTACGAGATCCACCAGATGTACGAGAACTCCTTTCAGAGCATCAGCGACCGATTTTTTAAGGATTCTCCTTGGCCTTCCGTTGATGCCGTTGCGCCGTATGTTGATAACGACCATGTATTTTGCTTGCTGTATCGCGAGATGTGGTTTCGGCATTTATACGCTAAACTTTCGCCTACGCTCAAGCAGCGTATTGATTCCTGGGATAATTACTGTAGCCTTTTTCAG GTTGTGTTGCATGGAGTAGTGAATATGCAATTGCCAAATCAGTGGTTGTGGgacatggtggatgaatttgTGTACCAGTTTCAGTCGTTTTGTCAATATCGTGCCAAGATGAAGAACAAGACTGAGCAAGAGATTTCACTTCTGAGACAACATGATCAG GCTTGGAATGTTTATGGTGTCCTCAATTATTTACAAGCACTCGTAGAGAAGTCCATGATCATTCAAATCCTGCAGCAGGAGAAGGAAGGGCTCGAACAGTTTACTGCTACCGATGGATATGACTACAATGGTGGTAGTAATGTGCTGAAGGTGTTGGGATATTTTAGTATGATAGGCCTGCTTAGAGTTCACTGTTTACTGGGTGATTATCACACCGGTCTGAAGTGCGTAATTCCAATTGACATAAGTCAACAAGGCGTGTACACCAGTGTAATTGGAAGCCACATAACTACTATATATCATTATGGATTTGCAAATCTTATGCTACGAAG ATATGTGGAGGCAATTCGAGAGTTCAATAAAATACTTATTTACATTTTCAAGACTAAGCAATATCACCAAAAATCTCCACAGTATGATCAGATTTTGAAGAAGAACGAGCAGATGTATGCCTTGCTTGCCATTTCTCTTTCTCTTTGCCCTCAGGTGAAGCTTGTTGAGGAGACTGTGAACTCCCAATTGCGGGAGAAGTATGGTGAGAAAATGTCAAGGATGCAGAGGTTTGACGACGAGGGATTTGCCCTATATGATGAGCTTTTCTCTTACGCATGCCCAAAGTTCATTACTCCCTCTGCCCCGAGCTATGAGGATCCTCTTGTTAATTACAACCAG GATGCTTATAGGCTGCAGTTGAAGTTATTCCTTTATGAAGTGAAGCAGCAACAGCTATTGTCAGGGGTCCGAACCTTCTTGAAAATTTACTCCACAATATCTCTTGGAAAACTTGCAACTTACATGGATATAGATGAACCTACTTTAAG GACAATCTTAATCACATACAAGCACAAGACTCATTCTGTAGATTCCGATGGAAAAGTTCTTTCCAACGCTGATGTGGATTTCTACATCGATGAT GACACTGTTCATGTTGTAGAATTCAAACCTGCAAAACGCTATGGTGATTACTTCATGCGACAAATTGTCAAG CTTGAAGGGTTGATGAATGATATCGACAGGATAAAACTCGAGTGA
- the LOC142518234 gene encoding aspartate aminotransferase, cytoplasmic, whose translation MMMSKGDISASPTDRRLTTLATHLQSSPMDSADQSLHVSPTSASVFHHLVQAPEDPILGVTVAYNKDPSRVKLNLGVGAYRTEEGKPLVLNVVRKAEQMLVNDSSRVKEYLPIVGLADFNKLSAKLILGADSPAIRENRVTTVQCLSGTGSLRVGGEFLARHYHQRTIYIPVPTWGNHPKVFGLAGLSVKTYRYYDPATRGLDFQGLVEDLGSAPSGAIVLLHACAHNPTGVDPTTQQWEQIRKLMRSKALLPFFDSAYQGFASGNLDSDAQPVRMFVADGGECLVAQSYAKNLGLYGERVGALSIVCRTADVAGRVESQLKLVIRPMYSNPPIHGASIVGTILKDSSMFQEWTIELKTMADRIISMRHQLLDALHARGTPGDWSHIIKQIGMFTFTGLNSEQVAFMTKEYHIYMTSDGRISMAGLSTKTVPHLADAMHAAVTKMG comes from the exons atgatGATGAGCAAGGGCGACATTTCAGCATCACCAACTGATCGGAGGCTGACTACTTTGGCTACACATCTCCAAAGCTCTCCTATGGACTCCGCCGACCAATCCCTCCACGTTTCGCCAACTTCTGCCTCTGTCTTTCACCATCTTGTTCAAGCTCCCGAAGATCCTATTCTCGGG gttactGTGGCGTACAATAAAGACCCTAGCCGGGTGAAATTGAATTTGGGAGTCGGTGCGTATCGGACAGAG GAAGGAAAACCTCTTGTTTTGAATGTTGTTAGAAAAGCTGAGCAAATGCTAGTCAATGACAG CTCTCGTGTAAAGGAGTATCTCCCCATAGTTGGATTGGCAGATTTCAATAAACTGAGTGCAAAGCTCATTCTTGGTGCTGACAG TCCCGCTATTCGAGAAAACAGAGTCACAACTGTTCAGTGCTTATCTGGTACTGGCTCGCTGAGGGTTGGTGGTGAATTTTTGGCCCGGCACTATCATCAA CGTACCATATATATTCCAGTGCCAACGTGGGGAAACCACCCCAAAGTTTTTGGTTTGGCTGGATTATCTGTAAAGACTTATCGCTACTATGATCCTGCAACTCGTGGACTTGATTTCCAAG GCTTGGTGGAAGACCTTGGATCTGCTCCTTCTGGAGCCATTGTGCTTCTGCACGCATGTGCTCATAATCCAACAGGGGTCGATCCTACTACCCAACAGTGGGAGCAGATTAGAAAGTTGATGAGATCAAAGGCATTGCTGCCTTTCTTTGATAGTGCTTATCAG GGTTTTGCAAGTGGAAACTTGGATTCAGATGCACAGCCTGTTCGGATGTTTGTAGCAGATGGGGGTGAATGTCTTGTGGCTCAAAGTTATGCTAAAAACTTGGGGCTGTATGGGGAGCGTGTTGGTGCCCTAAGCATT GTTTGCCGAACTGCGGATGTGGCAGGTAGGGTGGAGAGTCAATTGAAGCTGGTGATCAGGCCAATGTATTCAAACCCACCCATTCATGGCGCGTCAATTGTGGGAACTATCCTCAAGGACAG TTCTATGTTTCAAGAGTGGACAATTGAGCTTAAAACGATGGCTGATCGAATTATTAGCATGCGCCACCAACTTCTAGATGCTTTACATGCTAGAG GTACACCTGGTGACTGGAGTCACATTATCAAGCAGATTGGGATGTTTACATTCACTGGACTTAATTCGGAGCAAGTAGCCTTCATGACAAAAGAATACCACATCTACATGACGTCCGAtgg GCGAATTAGCATGGCTGGGCTGAGTACAAAGACCGTGCCACATCTTGCAGATGCAATGCATGCTGCTGTCACAAAAATGGGCTGA
- the LOC142518334 gene encoding NADH dehydrogenase [ubiquinone] iron-sulfur protein 7, mitochondrial-like, whose translation MAAQLARNVHRVLSQTAPYNHRSAIASIHTTLPSLAAQSSSAPARYGSAPPPSTSTPTGLPKAAEFVISKVDDLMNWARRGSIWPMTFGLACCAVEMMHTGAARYDLDRFGIIFRPSPRQSDCMIVAGTLTNKMAPALRKVYDQMPEPRWVISMGSCANGGGYYHYSYSVVRGCDRIVPVDIYVPGCPPTAEALLYGLLQLQKKINRRKDFLHWWTK comes from the exons ATGGCAGCCCAGCTAGCTCGAAACGTCCACCGCGTGCTCTCCCAAACGGCACCGTATAACCACCGCTCCGCCATCGCGTCCATTCATACAACCCTCCCTTCGCTTGCGGCACAGTCCTCCTCCGCGCCAGCGCGCTACGGATCCGCCCCCCCGCCGTCGACTTCTACTCCGACTGGCCTCCCAAAGGCGGCCGAATTTGTGATATCCAAGGTAGATGATTTAATGAATTGGGCTCGTCGGGGATCTATATGGCCTATGACGTTTGGGTTGGCCTGTTGCGCCGTCGAGATGATGCACACGGGTGCCGCGCGCTACGATTTGGATCGATTTGGGATCATTTTTAGGCCCAGCCCTAGACAGTCTGATTGCATGATTGTTGCGGGAACCCTCACCAATAAGATGGCTCCTGCCCTTCGCAA AGTCTATGATCAAATGCCCGAGCCTAGGTGGGTCATATCCATGGGAAGCTGTGCAAATGGTGGTGGGTACTACCATTACTCGTATTCTGTTGTTCGAGGTTGTGATCGGATAGTCCCAGTCGACATCTATGTTCCCGGTTGTCCTCCCACTGCTGAAGCCCTTTTATATGGACTTCTACAGCTGCAGAAGAAGATCAACAGGCGCAAGGATTTCCTTCACTGGTGGACCAAATAA
- the LOC142517831 gene encoding uncharacterized protein LOC142517831, producing the protein MAEELQYSESNKRKYEDHQTSTSPAPRRATGFSLGPDSSAPPTSYSSVPPPISEIELAKRKAQEIAARLLNNVDPMKRARVENGDGGGGFNSSDAGFVHKPMGMGLSGPPTGASYGYPGPSKKIDIPNGRVGVIIGKGGETIKYLQLQSGAKIQVTRDMDVDPNSVTRGVELTGTPDQIAKAEQLISDVLSETEAGGSGVVSRRMTGQPSGTDPFVIMVPNNKVGLVIGKGGETIKNMQARTGARIQVIPLHLPPGDASKERTVQIDGTSEQIEAAKQLVYEVISENRPRNSSMAGGYPQQGYQARPLTNWAPPGPPTQQSGYGYSHPGSYPGPSAQYGMNQPPYSGYPPQSSSGAYASGWDPTTAPPNQQAAQGGGGYDYYNQQPPPQQHQTQGGPGAPTDGSDYGYNHASSYSQGQGYAQASYGGYHAGAGYGQPQPNPVGTGYEQQQQGYNAAYGNVSNPAPDGHPSSYGTQGDVNQAPGSGQSYNTGGQPSTNYNPQASNQVGYGGPPSSQGSYVTQPLSGYGTSGAPLDQKPPSSQQAYAQPQQSPSGQGGGYTQPGYTQAGYAQSDAGSQKPPSASYPQSQPVYGPPSYGAPPSGQPGYGQQALYDSAYDSGYSKAPAQSADGSTGTYSLGIYDTIPPPSTAQTGGAAKTSPPGG; encoded by the exons ATGGCGGAAGAGCTGCAGTACTCAGAATCCAACAAACGCAAGTACGAGGATCACCAGACTTCTACTTCGCCGGCGCCGCGTAGGGCTACGGGGTTTTCGTTGGGCCCGGACTCTTCTGCTCCCCCTACATCGTATAGCAGCGTCCCCCCTCCTATAAGCGAGATCGAGCTGGCAAAACGAAAGGCTCAAGAAATCGCCGCTAGGCTTTTGAACAACGTGGATCCGATGAAAAGAGCGAGAGTTGAAAACGGAGATGGTGGCGGGGGGTTTAATTCGAGTGATGCTG GTTTTGTTCACAAGCCTATGGGTATGGGTCTAAGCGGTCCACCAACAGGTGCATCCTACGGTTATCCAGGTCCGAGCAAGAAAATTGATATACCAAATGGAAGGGTAGGCGTGATTATTGGCAAAGGTGGGGAGACCATTAAATACCTTCAGCTTCAGTCTGGTGCTAAGATTCAGGTGACCAGAGACATGGATGTGGATCCAAATTCTGTTACAAGAGGTGTTGAGCTCACGGGTACTCCTGACCAAATAGCCAAGGCCGAGCAGTTGATCAGTGATGTTCTTTCTGAG ACTGAGGCAGGTGGTTCCGGTGTTGTTTCTCGGAGAATGACTGGGCAACCATCAGGAACTGATCCGTTTGTGATTATGGTTCCCAACAACAAG GTGGGTCTTGTAATCGGCAAAGGAGGTGAAACCATTAAGAACATGCAAGCAAGGACTGGTGCTCGTATTCAG GTTATACCTCTCCACTTGCCACCTGGTGATGCGTCTAAAGAAAGGACCGTTCAGATTGATGGCACTAGTGAACAGATTGAGGCTGCGAAACAGTTGGTTTATGAAGTAATCAGTGAG AATCGTCCTAGAAATTCATCAATGGCAGGAGGGTATCCACAGCAAGGTTATCAAGCTAGACCTCTGACTAACTGGGCACCTCCTGGTCCACCCACGCAACAATCTGGATATGGCTATTCCCATCCTGGCTCATATCCTGGTCCATCAGCACAGTATGGTATGAATCAACCACCTTACTCCGGTTATCCCCCTCAATCCTCTTCTGGTGCATATGCCTCTGGCTGGGACCCAACAACTGCTCCACCAAATCAGCAAGCTGCACAAGGTGGCGGCGGCTACGATTACTACAACCAACAGCCTCCTCCACAGCAGCATCAAACTCAGGGAGGTCCTGGTGCTCCTACTGATGGTTCGGATTATGGTTACAATCACGCATCTTCCTACAGTCAAGGACAAGGTTACGCTCAAGCTAGCTATGGTGGCTACCATGCAGGTGCCGGCTATGGTCAGCCTCAGCCCAATCCCGTCGGAACAGGATACGAACAGCAGCAACAAGGGTATAATGCTGCCTATGGTAATGTCTCAAATCCTGCACCAGATGGCCACCCCTCTTCGTATGGCACACAGGGTGATGTCAATCAAGCACCCGGATCTGGACAGTCGTACAACACTGGTGGTCAGCCCAGCACAAATTATAATCCTCAAGCTTCCAACCAGGTCGGTTATGGTGGTCCCCCGTCTTCTCAAGGTAGCTATGTAACCCAACCACTCTCTGGTTATGGCACATCTGGTGCTCCTCTGGATCAAAAACCACCCAGCAGTCAACAAGCTTATGCACAGCCACAGCAGTCACCTAGTGGTCAGGGAGGTGGCTATACTCAACCAGGATACACACAGGCCGGTTATGCGCAGTCAGATGCGGGCTCACAAAAACCACCATCGGCCAGTTATCCACAATCTCAGCCAGTTTATGGTCCCCCATCCTATGGAGCACCGCCATCGGGTCAACCTGGTTACGGGCAACAGGCTCTGTATGACAGCGCATATGACAGTGGATATTCTAAGGCCCCGGCTCAGTCAGCTGATGGTTCAACTGGCACTTACTCACTAGGGATTTACGACACAATTCCACCGCCTTCCACTGCCCAGACAGGTGGTGCTGCCAAAACCTCTCCCCCCGGTGGGTGA
- the LOC142517612 gene encoding LOW QUALITY PROTEIN: cation/H(+) antiporter 28-like (The sequence of the model RefSeq protein was modified relative to this genomic sequence to represent the inferred CDS: deleted 2 bases in 2 codons; substituted 1 base at 1 genomic stop codon), with translation MDLWNGNSAFKSFTNAAACRTTTLTTVALYMLGFFFIVFLCNFLHILLRNLSQPRIISESIVGLFLSNLPIIRRHTIGEETEKTFQYIVEGGMILHMFVVGLEIDPHIFLRLPSKEAKVACSGVLTTFVMASLVTPFLSIPEVPNVTFNLCLSVILSDTAYPLLTRLITDLKIGKSDIGRFVVSASVHNALVSTILISFGFIIFDPSMGFAYRRLKDVFVMAAVLVIEIVLSAKLTPVIMNWVNRENPDGKPMKGSHLVLAVAYIVMVCSFSPILANYNSVLSAFLAGVFMPREGRLAKMMISKVNYFFTAIFNPLFFFWVGLEAQLPQFGAAHIGTWAKLIFLFLITTAGKVIGSWVSGVMLGFHWKDSIAIGLLLTIKGHFHVYLAIMTSTMKLTSISTSIAMVFVTFLTIIYTPLVVANIIERARKRSPTQIMALQWLNPSNELRVLLCVHGPQNVSSAINLMGITRGAADPGIMVYATDMIELTDRIAATITHHSEGGYSVTVTDPTVVEMREHITNXINAYLNDHGDGISTKRIFALSTLNSMHQDVCILAEDLMVSLIILPFHKQQEASGRLNLGHSGFRHVNRKILRHAPCSVGILVDRGLGSTIISRTSISLHAAVIFIGGKDDREALVYAGRVARHPGVKLTVIRFLLEATGDSVSSRITIAKSNTTEHQEEMKVDDECFADFYDRYVAGGHVAYMEKYLVNSGQTFSTLRSLEGQYGLFIVGRGGRVNSILTVGMNDWEECPELGPIGDILSASDFSVSASVMIIQQHSLKGELDGLQDEFSIM, from the exons ATGGATTTATGGAACGGTAATTCAGCATTCAAGAGTTTTACGAACGCAGCTGCATGCCGAACTACGACCTTGACGACCGTCGCATTGTACATGCTCGGATTCTTCTTCATCGTGTTTTTGTGCAATTTTCTCCACATTCTATTGCGAAATCTGTCACAGCCTCGTATCATCTCCGAATCCATA GTAGGGCTATTTTTAAGTAATCTACCGATAATTAGAAGACATACAATCGGTGAAGAGACGGAGAAAACCTTTCAATACATAGTAGAAGGAGGGATGATTCTTCATATGTTCGTAGTTGGCCTCGAAATCGATCCACACATATTTCTTCGTTTACCATCAAAAGAAGCAAAAGTTGCCTGCAGTGGAGTTCTCACCACTTTTGTTATGGCTTCTTTAGTCACCCCATTTCTTAGCATCCCCGAAGTCCCAAATGTCACCTTCAACCTTTGTCTCTCTGTCATTCTGTCCGACACAGCATACCCATTATTAACTAGACTAATTACTGACCTAAAGATAGGAAAATCAGATATCGGGAGATTTGTAGTTTCAGCTAGCGTGCATAATGCCTTAGTTTCTACAATTCTAATTAGCTTTGGCTTTATAATATTTGATCCTAGCATGGGTTTTGCTTATCGGAGGTTGAAGGATGTTTTTGTCATGGCTGCGGTGCTAGTGATTGAGATAGTTTTGTCCGCGAAATTGACACCGGTGATTATGAATTGGGTGAACCGTGAAAATCCAGATGGAAAACCAATGAAAGGTTCACATTTAGTCTTGGCTGTGGCGTATATCGTCATGGTTTGTTCG TTTTCACCCATCCTGGCAAATTATAACAGTGTGTTGAGTGCATTTTTGGCCGGAGTATTCATGCCTAGGGAAGGGAGGCTAGCAAAAATGATGATTAGTAAAGTGAACTATTTCTTTACTGCCATCTTCAATCCACTTTTCTTCTTTTGGGTCGGCTTGGAAGCGCAATTGCCTCAGTTTGGGGCAGCGCACATAGGAACATGGGCAAAGTTAATCTTCCTCTTCCTGATTACTACTGCTGGAAAGGTTATTGGTTCATGGGTTTCAGGGGTAATGTTGGGATTTCACTGGAAAGATTCAATTGCCATTGGCTTGCTATTAACAATCAAGGGGCATTTCCATGTGTATTTGGCTATAATGACATCAACT ATGAAACTCACAAGTATCTCAACAAGTATCGCTATGGTGTTTGTGACCTTTCTCACCATAATCTACACCCCGTTGGTCGTGGCTAACATCATTGAACGTGCAAGAAAACGCTCTCCAACTCAAATAATGGCACTTCAATGGCTTAATCCGTCGAACGAGCTTCGTGTTCTTCTTTGCGTACACGGACCACAAAATGTTTCTTCAGCCATAAATTTAATGGGAATTACCAGAGGGGCTGCTGATCCAGGGATCATGGTTTATGCTACAGACATGATAGAGTTGACAGACAGAATAGCAGCCACAATAACACATCATAGTGAAGGGGGGTATTCTGTGACTGTCACCGATCCAACTGTTGTGGAAATGAGAGAACATATAACAAATTGAATAAACGCTTATTTAAATGATCATGGAGATGGAATCAGCACAAAACGAATCTTTGCACTTTCGACTCTGAATAGCATGCATCAAGATGTGTGCATTCTGGCCGAGGATCTTATGGTTTCACTCATAATACTGCCCTTTCACAAGCAACAAGAAGCCAGTGGTAGGCTGAATTTGGGCCATTCCGGTTTTCGACATGTCAATCGCAAG ATCCTTCGTCATGCTCCGTGCTCAGTCGGAATTTTAGTCGACCGGGGACTTGGATCGACCATAATATCAAGAACTTCCATATCTCTCCATGCGGCCGTAATATTCATTGGTGGCAAGGATGACAGAGAAGCACTAGTCTACGCGGGTCGAGTAGCA CGACACCCAGGTGTGAAACTTACTGTTATAAGGTTCCTTTTAGAAGCCACAGGAGACAGCGTGTCATCAAGAATCACAATTGCAAAATCCAACACCACAGAGCAtcaagaagaaatgaaagttgaTGATGAATGCTTTGCTGATTTCTATGATAGATATGTGGCTGGAGGGCATGTCGCATATATGGAAAAATACCTTGTTAACTCTGGGCAGACATTTTCTACATTGAGGTCGCTTGAAGGGCAGTATGGTCTTTTCATCGTGGGACGAGGCGGGAGGGTGAATTCGATTTTGACAGTGGGAATGAATGACTGGGAAGAGTGCCCGGAGCTCGGCCCCATCGGAGATATTCTATCAGCCTCGGATTTTTCGGTAAGTGCTTCAGTTATGATCATACAGCAACATAGTCTTAAAGGAGAATTAGACGGCCTCCAAGATGAATTCTCGATCATGTAA